The Streptomyces sp. 6-11-2 genome contains the following window.
CAGCAGCAGCTGGTGCAGTTGCAGGCCATGGTGAACGGCTACACCAGCGCCATCTGGTTCGCCGTCGGGATCCTGGTCGTGGCCGCCGCGATCGCCCTGACCTTCGTGAAACCGGGCGCCCGGGCGGCGGCACGGTGACCGGGTCCTCCGGTGCCGCATCCGGTGAGGGCGTGAAGGACGAGGCGGCGATAACCGGTCAGCGCCCACTGAGTGGTATGTACCTCAGCGGAGCCAGGGCAGGTCCGCACCCGCTTTGTTCGGCTGGAGTCCCTCTCGCCGAGGGACTTCTGCTGTTCGGGGCTGAGCCGGTCGAACAGCGTCTGACGCAGGGCGGCCACATGGCCCGGCTCGGCCCCTGCGGAAGGACGGCAACCCAGAACGCAGGGGGCGGGCTCGAAATCTTGGACGCTTCCGGCTGGATTCACAGGCGCATGATGACCAGGGCGGTGTCGTCGGTGGCGTCACCGGGTGGAAGTTGGTCGTTGAGCACGGCGTCGGCGAGGGCTTCGGGTTCTTCTGCCTGGTGGCGGGCCAGGGAGTCGGCGAGCCGGGCGAGGCCGGTGTCTATGTCTTCGCCGCGGCGTTCGATCAGGCCGTCGGTGTAGAGCACGAGAACGGCGCCCTCGCGGAAGGCTGCGACAGCCTGGATCCGGGGGGCGTGTTCAGGGCGGGCGGCCAGTGGCGGGTCGGTGGCCTGGTCCAGGAACTCGACGGTCCCGTCCCTCTGCAGGAGCCCAGGTGGGGGGTGGCCGGCGCTGCTGTAGGTGATGGTGCGGGTGTCCCAGTCGATGACTGCGGTGGCCGCGGTGGTGTTCTCGGCACCGTCGACGGTGCGGGCGTACAACCCGAGGGCTTCCAAGGCGCGGGCGGGGCCTTCGGCGACGAGGGAGACGGCGCTGAGGGCGCTGCGCAGTTGTCCTATGACTCCGGCGGCGGGCAGGCCGTGGCCGACGACGTCGCCGACGGCAACGGCGATGCGATCGCCGGGCAGGTCGACCAGGTCGTACCAGTCGCCGGCCACGTTCAGTGCTTCGGCGGCGGGCCTGTAGCGTACGGCCGCCGGAAGCCGACCGACCGGGCGAGGAGCGGGCAGCATGGCTTCTTGCAAGGTCAGCGCGACTTCACGGGCGCGGATGAGTTCGGTGACGTCCTCCACGCGGTGCAGCAGCAGTGTCACCCGTCCATCAGATCCGAACACGGGGATGTTGGTCATGTTGAAGTACCGCTCGTGCCACACTCCGGGCTGGTCGGGGTCCTCCATGTCGTAGCGCTGCA
Protein-coding sequences here:
- a CDS encoding PP2C family protein-serine/threonine phosphatase, which translates into the protein MTPRSYRVLASLRQAAGTGERSIVALQRYDMEDPDQPGVWHERYFNMTNIPVFGSDGRVTLLLHRVEDVTELIRAREVALTLQEAMLPAPRPVGRLPAAVRYRPAAEALNVAGDWYDLVDLPGDRIAVAVGDVVGHGLPAAGVIGQLRSALSAVSLVAEGPARALEALGLYARTVDGAENTTAATAVIDWDTRTITYSSAGHPPPGLLQRDGTVEFLDQATDPPLAARPEHAPRIQAVAAFREGAVLVLYTDGLIERRGEDIDTGLARLADSLARHQAEEPEALADAVLNDQLPPGDATDDTALVIMRL